A region of Paenibacillus sp. 37 DNA encodes the following proteins:
- a CDS encoding GAF domain-containing hybrid sensor histidine kinase/response regulator translates to MLKTEFIDVLSIVSHKLYDSAANVMDTASRLIPANTFCIAQLDHLSTKVLNVYNRDKLILGEGLVVENAESYCALVTEHTQGPLVINNNLTHPLTKHMDATEFVGGCSFVGVPIHNENGEIYGSLCSFDQDFYSYQQKDVDLLLSLSSFFTGLLEMETTLQQLKHAEETAAKVLEEKKNLLAVLSHEIRTPMNGVLAMANLLQSTKLNEDQSLYVNVIESSGTSLLSMMDQILDYSKAEAGAISLEINPYSVIKTVDHVLQLFSSEAQKKGVRLYAEYDINDHLMLIGDQQKVRQILINLVGNALKFTEQGEVCISTQVSADPEGTLHASYEIIDTGIGIPQDRQDLLFKSYSQIHGNSGKYGGAGLGLSICKQLAELMGGIVWLKETSHLGSRFAFNISSASPTSMQISE, encoded by the coding sequence ATGTTGAAAACAGAATTCATTGATGTGCTATCTATAGTCTCACATAAATTATATGATTCGGCTGCTAATGTTATGGACACGGCAAGCAGGTTAATTCCTGCAAATACGTTTTGTATCGCTCAGTTGGATCATCTATCCACCAAAGTTCTGAACGTATATAATCGTGACAAACTAATTTTAGGTGAGGGACTTGTCGTTGAAAACGCCGAGTCATATTGTGCACTTGTGACTGAACATACCCAAGGTCCATTGGTAATTAATAACAATCTGACTCATCCGTTAACCAAACATATGGACGCTACAGAATTCGTAGGTGGTTGTTCATTTGTAGGCGTACCTATACATAATGAGAACGGAGAAATTTATGGCTCCCTCTGTTCGTTTGATCAGGATTTCTATTCCTATCAACAAAAGGACGTGGATCTGCTTCTCTCCTTGTCTTCATTCTTCACAGGTCTTCTTGAGATGGAAACGACACTGCAACAGTTAAAACATGCGGAAGAAACCGCTGCAAAAGTACTGGAAGAGAAGAAAAATCTCTTAGCCGTCCTTAGCCACGAAATTCGTACCCCGATGAATGGTGTTCTTGCAATGGCAAATCTATTGCAATCTACCAAGCTGAATGAGGATCAATCGTTATATGTTAATGTCATAGAGTCTAGTGGAACCAGTCTGTTATCCATGATGGATCAAATTCTCGACTATTCCAAAGCAGAAGCGGGTGCGATCTCTCTGGAGATTAACCCCTACAGTGTCATTAAAACCGTCGACCATGTACTCCAGTTGTTCTCATCTGAAGCACAGAAAAAAGGTGTCCGATTATACGCAGAATACGATATAAATGATCATTTGATGCTTATAGGCGATCAGCAAAAAGTCCGTCAGATCCTAATCAATCTTGTTGGCAATGCGTTGAAATTCACGGAGCAAGGTGAAGTATGCATCTCTACGCAAGTATCTGCTGATCCAGAAGGTACACTCCATGCATCTTACGAGATAATAGATACGGGCATCGGCATCCCCCAGGATCGCCAAGATCTATTGTTCAAATCCTATTCGCAGATTCACGGCAACTCCGGAAAGTATGGTGGAGCCGGGCTAGGCCTATCCATCTGTAAACAACTCGCTGAATTGATGGGTGGGATTGTATGGCTTAAAGAAACAAGTCACTTGGGCAGTCGATTTGCCTTTAATATTTCCAGCGCGTCACCAACGTCCATGCAAATCTCTGAATGA
- a CDS encoding esterase/lipase family protein, protein MKKTKLILIAFMSMILALSITGIGSSSKASAATARTPIVLVHGLTGSDSNFTAIESYLRSQGWTRDELFAIDLPSKQGNQLLNSAAISRFVDDVLRETGHTKVNIIAHSMGGANSLYYILNRGGSSKVDKLITLGGANRLTTTTAPSGIKVTSIYSTSDTIVSPVLSRLNGANNVSVSLVSHIGLLFNSRVNALIKTALNE, encoded by the coding sequence GTGAAAAAGACCAAATTAATACTTATTGCATTCATGAGTATGATCCTTGCCTTATCAATAACTGGAATAGGATCGAGTTCAAAGGCATCTGCAGCTACGGCACGTACACCCATTGTATTGGTACATGGATTGACTGGTTCAGATAGCAATTTTACAGCAATTGAGAGTTATTTGCGTAGCCAAGGGTGGACAAGAGACGAATTATTCGCGATTGACCTTCCTAGCAAACAAGGAAACCAGCTGTTGAACTCTGCAGCAATTAGTCGATTCGTAGATGATGTTCTGCGCGAAACGGGTCATACAAAAGTCAATATTATAGCTCATAGCATGGGTGGAGCTAATAGTCTCTATTACATACTTAACCGTGGAGGCTCTTCCAAAGTGGATAAGTTGATTACCCTTGGCGGGGCTAATCGATTGACCACAACGACAGCTCCGAGTGGAATAAAGGTGACTTCGATCTATTCCACCAGTGACACGATTGTGTCCCCAGTACTTTCCCGGTTGAACGGGGCAAACAATGTTTCGGTTTCCCTCGTATCCCATATCGGTCTGCTGTTTAACTCACGGGTGAATGCCCTGATCAAAACTGCGTTGAATGAGTAG
- a CDS encoding helix-turn-helix domain-containing protein, which yields MQSQPNDRIKVHPGFWAGLHQIGIGAEDIARTAQLSLETINKPVVTQSQYFAIWQAYSDLIGDTAEGIIKLATGYEISKYPPPVLAMYHARDYRDALNRMVRYKQMCPPESLQITEAGEECIIELEWLHKELTGPPLLVGITLAFLLELGRRGTGQPLMAKRVEFTQPMGNVYTLEAYFGCRVDTNSNHNRLTLERKDLNLPFLSYNEELLEILTPALDRSLDEQKNSRSVTEVVKWILKRNLTGKRPDIQTVAKELCMSDRTLQRRLTEENTNFKQLLTEARREQAREYLADPSLDIKEVAFLVGYEDQNSFYRAFRTWEGDTPSNWRVRH from the coding sequence ATGCAATCTCAACCGAATGATCGAATTAAAGTTCACCCAGGCTTTTGGGCTGGATTACATCAAATAGGGATTGGTGCAGAAGACATCGCTCGCACAGCACAATTATCTCTTGAGACAATAAATAAACCTGTAGTGACCCAATCTCAGTACTTTGCAATCTGGCAGGCCTACTCTGATCTCATTGGGGACACCGCTGAGGGCATCATCAAACTTGCAACCGGATATGAGATATCCAAGTATCCTCCGCCTGTGCTGGCGATGTACCATGCTCGTGATTATCGTGATGCGTTGAATCGAATGGTCCGTTACAAGCAAATGTGTCCTCCCGAGAGTCTGCAGATTACCGAAGCAGGGGAGGAATGTATCATTGAACTCGAATGGTTACATAAGGAGCTAACAGGTCCGCCATTATTGGTCGGTATTACACTGGCATTTTTGCTTGAACTTGGACGGAGGGGTACAGGCCAGCCTTTGATGGCCAAAAGGGTCGAGTTCACCCAACCGATGGGCAACGTATATACCCTTGAAGCTTACTTCGGCTGTCGAGTCGATACAAATTCTAACCATAATCGGCTGACGCTAGAGCGAAAAGATCTGAATCTTCCATTTCTCTCGTATAACGAGGAGTTACTGGAGATCCTGACCCCGGCTCTGGATCGGTCGCTGGACGAACAGAAGAACAGTCGTTCCGTTACTGAAGTGGTCAAATGGATCTTGAAACGTAACCTCACAGGAAAGCGCCCTGACATCCAGACGGTCGCCAAAGAGCTTTGTATGAGTGATCGTACCTTGCAACGGCGACTGACGGAAGAGAACACAAACTTCAAGCAATTATTAACCGAAGCCAGACGTGAGCAGGCCCGGGAGTACCTGGCAGATCCTTCGCTCGATATCAAAGAGGTAGCATTCCTGGTTGGATATGAAGACCAGAATTCGTTCTATCGTGCGTTCCGGACCTGGGAAGGAGATACTCCTTCGAATTGGCGTGTCAGGCATTAA
- a CDS encoding SDR family NAD(P)-dependent oxidoreductase, which produces MDMGLKEKTALVTGSTKGIGKAIAIELAREGVHVLINGRNDEEVERTVREIKSTFPETSPQKATADLVDLAQRQALFEKFPEVDILINSMGIYEIMSYEDINDEVWEKYFRTNVLAANGLSQFYLPKMVKNNDGRIIFIASEEALMPSGQMPQYCMTKSMLLSLSKSLSKLTAGTEVTINTILPGPTLSENVREIIEGIYPNEALTFEEKEKDFMKSNLPQSELQRFIKPSEIGRLAAFVCSPYASAFRGSPIRMDGGMVPTIF; this is translated from the coding sequence ATGGATATGGGACTAAAAGAGAAAACAGCCTTAGTTACAGGATCAACAAAAGGGATCGGCAAAGCGATTGCTATAGAACTCGCTCGAGAAGGTGTTCATGTTCTGATTAATGGACGTAATGATGAAGAGGTAGAACGAACAGTTCGTGAAATCAAGTCTACTTTTCCGGAGACCTCTCCGCAAAAGGCTACCGCTGATCTTGTGGATCTGGCGCAACGCCAAGCTTTATTCGAGAAATTTCCTGAGGTCGATATATTAATTAATAGCATGGGTATATATGAAATCATGAGTTATGAAGACATAAATGATGAAGTGTGGGAGAAATATTTCCGTACCAATGTGTTGGCTGCCAATGGCTTGTCTCAATTTTATTTACCTAAAATGGTGAAGAACAATGACGGGCGTATTATTTTCATCGCAAGTGAAGAAGCCCTTATGCCTTCAGGCCAGATGCCCCAGTATTGCATGACCAAGTCAATGCTGCTGTCATTATCTAAAAGTTTGTCCAAACTGACAGCAGGGACCGAGGTTACCATCAATACGATCCTGCCAGGTCCGACACTGTCCGAAAACGTACGAGAAATCATTGAGGGCATATACCCTAATGAGGCACTGACTTTTGAAGAAAAAGAGAAAGACTTTATGAAGAGTAATCTGCCACAGTCCGAATTACAGCGATTCATCAAGCCAAGTGAAATAGGCAGACTCGCTGCATTTGTATGCAGCCCATATGCTTCAGCCTTCAGAGGTTCTCCCATCCGGATGGACGGGGGCATGGTTCCCACCATATTTTAA
- a CDS encoding glycoside hydrolase family 2 TIM barrel-domain containing protein has product MIAAINLEGVWKLQLDEHKVERGLNFSDIITLPNTTSHAAKGKKNENVLIGALTDEYLFEGYAWFSREIEIPEHLAGKCCFLHLERTRVTTVWIDGVECGTQNSLNTPHRYEIEAGLTAGTHTITIRVDNTNYPTKGGHLTSEDTQTNWNGITGKLELQFFERVFLDNVQVYPDLATRSFEIKAALVGDLQEVRIVVSAVAVSADPVYTTEEQIFAPDSQEIQLTYKIGEDAMLWSDDEPNLYQLHIHLQDQDGEVLDSTEVWTGLREFRAAGDKFTINGRKTFLRGKHDGLIFPLTGYAPTDVDEWVRILAISKSYGINHYRFHTCCPPEAAFIAADLLGIYMEPELPFWGTITDESSDGHNQAEQDYLISEGFAMLRAFGNHPSFVMMSMGNELWGSKDRLNSILKAYKAYDHRHLYTEGSNNFQFVPDILEESEFFCGVRFSKERLFRGSYAMCDAPLGHVQTDLPNTLKDYDSNIVPEQGSDADPSGQTGDKEIQIQYGTGSKTVQAEAGSDQLVSHVPIISHEIGQYATFPNFEEINKYTGSLKAKNFEVFRERLNARGLGHLAEAYFRASGKLAVACYKEELEAAFRSQQLAGFQLLDLQDFSGQGTALVGVLDAFMDSKGMITPEDWRTFCSDAVLLARFPKYNYQAGELFEARIELSYFRRQALDGLQLKWEIQSEQIEGSVLLEGKTDLPATHGEHYVNVADLSIRIPEVSNMTKVELRLSIPGTDIRKSYDLWIYPRQEEVDLSGFNLFTELSEQALALLEQGEDILLFPNPNQLQHAIQGFYSTDFWSYPMFRSISENMKREVPVGTMGLLIQQDHPAFDHFVTEEHSTYPWWSIVSESSSIILDELDKDLNPIVQTIDNFERNHKLGLLMECRVRKGRVLMGALNLERLMTTLEGRQLLYSFQRYVQSSAYQPVARLEVEELRKLFN; this is encoded by the coding sequence ATGATAGCTGCAATAAATCTGGAAGGCGTTTGGAAACTCCAACTCGATGAACATAAGGTGGAACGTGGTCTGAATTTCTCAGACATTATTACATTGCCAAATACTACATCTCATGCGGCCAAGGGCAAGAAAAACGAGAATGTGTTAATCGGTGCGCTGACGGATGAGTACTTATTTGAGGGTTATGCCTGGTTTTCACGCGAGATCGAAATTCCCGAACACTTGGCTGGCAAATGTTGCTTCTTGCATCTGGAACGAACACGAGTAACCACAGTTTGGATCGATGGGGTGGAATGCGGAACACAAAACAGTCTGAACACACCTCACCGTTACGAGATTGAGGCAGGGCTAACCGCGGGGACTCATACAATTACCATTCGAGTGGACAATACCAATTATCCAACCAAAGGTGGTCACCTTACATCCGAAGACACGCAGACGAATTGGAACGGCATCACCGGGAAATTGGAACTTCAATTTTTTGAGCGTGTTTTCCTGGATAATGTTCAGGTCTATCCCGATCTTGCGACTCGATCTTTCGAGATCAAGGCAGCACTTGTTGGTGACCTGCAAGAAGTACGAATCGTGGTTTCGGCTGTTGCAGTCAGTGCAGATCCGGTGTATACGACCGAGGAACAGATTTTCGCCCCGGATTCGCAGGAAATCCAGCTGACGTACAAGATTGGCGAAGATGCGATGTTATGGAGTGATGATGAACCTAACCTGTACCAACTTCATATTCATCTGCAAGATCAGGACGGCGAAGTGCTGGATTCCACCGAAGTATGGACGGGATTACGGGAATTCCGGGCTGCTGGAGACAAATTCACCATTAATGGTCGCAAAACGTTTCTTCGAGGCAAACATGACGGGCTGATCTTTCCGCTCACGGGATACGCGCCAACAGATGTGGATGAATGGGTTCGTATTCTCGCTATCTCCAAGTCCTACGGTATCAATCACTACCGTTTCCATACCTGTTGTCCTCCGGAGGCTGCTTTTATTGCAGCGGATCTGCTCGGCATCTACATGGAGCCTGAGCTTCCGTTCTGGGGAACCATTACGGATGAATCTTCAGATGGGCATAATCAAGCCGAGCAGGATTACTTGATTAGCGAAGGATTTGCGATGCTGCGTGCTTTTGGTAATCATCCTTCGTTTGTCATGATGTCCATGGGGAATGAACTATGGGGAAGCAAGGACAGATTGAATTCGATCCTGAAGGCATACAAAGCATATGATCATCGTCATCTATACACCGAAGGTTCGAATAACTTTCAGTTTGTGCCGGACATTCTGGAGGAAAGTGAATTCTTCTGCGGGGTTCGTTTCTCCAAAGAGCGCCTGTTCAGAGGTTCATATGCGATGTGTGATGCTCCGCTCGGTCACGTGCAGACCGACCTGCCAAATACATTGAAAGATTACGATTCAAACATTGTACCTGAGCAAGGCAGCGATGCTGACCCTTCTGGTCAGACTGGGGACAAAGAGATTCAGATTCAGTATGGGACAGGTTCCAAAACAGTGCAGGCCGAAGCTGGAAGTGACCAACTTGTCTCACACGTACCAATCATCTCGCATGAAATAGGACAGTACGCCACGTTTCCTAATTTCGAGGAGATCAACAAGTATACGGGTTCTCTCAAAGCCAAGAATTTCGAAGTGTTTCGAGAGCGTCTGAATGCCAGAGGGTTGGGACATCTGGCGGAAGCATACTTCAGAGCCTCTGGTAAACTCGCGGTAGCATGTTACAAGGAAGAACTGGAAGCTGCCTTTCGTTCGCAGCAACTAGCCGGGTTCCAGCTGCTGGATCTTCAGGATTTCAGTGGTCAGGGAACAGCGCTGGTGGGTGTACTGGACGCATTCATGGATTCCAAAGGCATGATTACACCTGAGGATTGGAGAACGTTTTGTTCCGACGCTGTGCTGCTCGCGAGATTCCCCAAATATAATTATCAAGCGGGTGAATTGTTCGAAGCACGCATTGAACTAAGTTACTTCCGGAGACAAGCATTGGATGGACTTCAATTGAAGTGGGAAATTCAAAGCGAGCAGATCGAAGGAAGCGTCCTATTGGAAGGGAAAACAGACCTGCCAGCGACCCATGGAGAACATTATGTGAATGTCGCGGATCTCAGCATTCGCATTCCTGAAGTCTCCAATATGACCAAAGTGGAGCTTAGACTGTCCATTCCGGGTACGGATATCCGTAAGTCTTACGACCTGTGGATCTACCCGCGTCAGGAGGAAGTGGACCTGAGCGGTTTCAATCTATTTACCGAACTCTCGGAACAGGCGTTGGCGCTGCTTGAGCAGGGCGAGGATATTTTACTTTTCCCGAATCCCAATCAGCTTCAACACGCGATTCAAGGTTTCTATAGCACCGATTTCTGGTCTTACCCTATGTTCCGATCCATCTCGGAGAATATGAAAAGAGAAGTTCCTGTGGGCACAATGGGCTTGTTAATTCAACAGGATCATCCGGCCTTCGACCATTTTGTCACAGAGGAGCACTCAACTTATCCGTGGTGGAGCATCGTGTCCGAGTCGTCATCGATCATCTTGGATGAGTTGGATAAAGACTTGAATCCGATCGTGCAGACCATTGATAATTTTGAGCGAAACCACAAGCTCGGCCTGTTGATGGAGTGTCGGGTCCGGAAGGGGAGAGTGCTGATGGGAGCGCTGAATCTGGAGCGTCTGATGACTACATTGGAGGGCAGACAGTTGTTATACAGCTTCCAGCGTTATGTACAAAGTTCCGCTTACCAGCCCGTTGCACGTCTGGAAGTAGAGGAACTTCGCAAGTTGTTTAACTAA
- a CDS encoding sugar phosphate nucleotidyltransferase: MHIVLLCGGSGKRLWPLSNELRSKLFIDILPSPAGGRESMISRVCRQLDSSSLTDSTLIISHQDQANITARHTQGKIPVIGEPYKRGTFTAAALATLYLQSFRMAKDDDVICIAPADVFAGEDFFSNFQLLPDILKHSQADIALIGTRPTHASEQYGYILPGGEERNAYAPITQFIEKPEATIAETLLQRGALWNCGVYAFTVAFMISHIKKMGLPVHYDQLSSLYEALPERSFDKHVAEKAQRAVVLPYKGVWQDIGSWDTLCAQLDTHVIGHGGISGSSSDSYIINELPYPIQVIGVPGIIAAASPDGILIANKNNSNEIKAQLGNLPLKPMYGEATWGSYRVIESSLDDENTTVTTLNITVLPGKHIGLNWHRTGCRAWTVLAGSGQVLVNGKVMQVNMGTQFAITKESLFSILAEIRMVILEVRIGVTEDKDNILFEEKDWNVILKSAGSSSA, from the coding sequence ATGCATATCGTACTGCTGTGCGGCGGCTCTGGCAAAAGGCTCTGGCCTTTATCCAATGAGCTTCGCTCCAAGCTGTTCATAGATATACTTCCATCACCCGCTGGAGGTAGGGAATCCATGATCAGCAGAGTATGCCGCCAGCTTGACAGTTCATCCCTAACGGATTCAACACTCATTATTTCACATCAGGATCAGGCTAATATTACGGCACGACATACTCAAGGCAAAATTCCAGTCATTGGGGAACCTTATAAACGAGGCACTTTTACTGCGGCGGCTTTAGCGACGTTATATTTGCAATCCTTCCGAATGGCCAAGGATGACGATGTGATTTGTATCGCGCCAGCTGATGTGTTCGCAGGTGAAGATTTTTTCAGCAACTTCCAATTACTACCGGACATATTGAAACATTCTCAAGCCGATATCGCTTTAATTGGGACAAGGCCTACACATGCTTCAGAACAGTATGGATACATCCTGCCGGGTGGAGAAGAACGTAATGCTTATGCGCCCATAACACAATTTATAGAAAAACCCGAAGCCACCATTGCTGAAACTCTGCTACAACGTGGGGCACTGTGGAACTGTGGTGTGTACGCATTCACCGTCGCGTTTATGATATCCCATATTAAAAAAATGGGGCTTCCGGTTCATTATGATCAATTGTCGTCCCTGTATGAAGCGTTGCCTGAACGCAGTTTTGACAAGCATGTTGCAGAAAAGGCGCAGCGGGCCGTAGTCCTGCCTTATAAGGGAGTATGGCAGGATATCGGAAGCTGGGATACGCTGTGCGCACAGTTAGATACCCATGTAATCGGACACGGTGGAATCTCGGGTTCTTCCTCCGATTCCTATATTATTAACGAACTTCCCTACCCCATCCAAGTCATTGGCGTGCCAGGTATTATCGCTGCCGCAAGTCCGGATGGCATTCTCATTGCCAACAAAAATAATTCAAATGAAATTAAAGCGCAATTGGGTAACTTGCCATTAAAACCGATGTATGGTGAAGCAACCTGGGGCAGTTATCGTGTCATTGAGAGTTCGTTAGACGATGAGAATACAACTGTAACCACATTAAACATAACGGTTCTACCAGGCAAACATATCGGGTTGAACTGGCATAGAACTGGGTGTAGAGCATGGACCGTGCTTGCAGGCAGTGGGCAAGTGCTTGTCAACGGAAAGGTCATGCAAGTGAATATGGGCACTCAGTTCGCGATTACCAAGGAGAGTCTCTTTTCTATTCTGGCTGAAATCAGGATGGTGATCCTTGAGGTCCGGATCGGAGTAACAGAAGATAAAGACAACATACTTTTTGAAGAAAAAGATTGGAATGTCATCCTAAAAAGTGCAGGTTCATCTAGCGCTTAA
- a CDS encoding DUF6492 family protein, producing the protein MSVQPGIRLNNAPKIDVLIPAIEKDLATLPLVIDNIRRYVKHPIGSIYIVSPVSTKIRKLCSLKNCIFVNERSVLPITKNEIHYQSSRWNRSGWLYQQLLKMNGDSIVKAKYFLVMDADTVLIKPHSFLVEGKTVFYCRDWSQPEYFNTYRKLLGMKAPRPRSFVTHYMLFDKSKLAALKQKIEAVHKQPWYKAIISNINKKKQFGFSEYETYANFMYTKNPGGMILRSSKNKSLNVNASSLKEQQIRNLALKYRSLSFHKRKIYSKAP; encoded by the coding sequence ATGTCCGTCCAGCCTGGAATCCGGTTGAATAATGCACCTAAGATTGATGTTCTTATACCAGCGATCGAGAAAGATTTGGCTACCCTTCCCCTCGTCATCGATAACATCCGTCGTTATGTAAAACATCCCATCGGAAGCATATATATTGTTTCTCCGGTCAGCACCAAAATCAGAAAACTTTGTTCCCTTAAAAACTGCATTTTTGTTAATGAGCGATCCGTCCTGCCTATAACCAAAAACGAGATACACTACCAGTCCTCCCGATGGAATCGGTCAGGCTGGTTATATCAGCAGCTGCTCAAAATGAACGGAGATTCCATTGTGAAGGCAAAGTACTTTCTAGTCATGGATGCAGATACCGTACTGATTAAACCTCATTCATTTCTTGTAGAAGGAAAAACAGTCTTTTACTGCCGTGACTGGAGCCAACCGGAATATTTCAATACCTACCGCAAGTTGTTAGGCATGAAAGCTCCGCGTCCCCGCTCTTTTGTCACCCATTATATGCTGTTCGACAAATCGAAACTCGCTGCCTTAAAACAAAAAATTGAAGCTGTTCATAAGCAGCCATGGTATAAAGCGATCATCTCCAATATCAATAAGAAGAAACAGTTTGGTTTCTCCGAGTATGAAACGTATGCCAATTTTATGTATACGAAGAACCCAGGCGGCATGATCCTTAGAAGTTCCAAGAATAAAAGTCTGAATGTGAACGCTTCTTCGTTAAAAGAGCAACAAATCCGCAATCTCGCTCTTAAATATCGTTCTCTTTCCTTTCATAAACGGAAAATCTATAGTAAAGCTCCCTGA
- a CDS encoding YheC/YheD family protein, whose translation MGVDKLQPLRSKWLKTKLIINNELIKPFIPDTQKYNKTNLKSMISKYGMVYVKPERGTFGMGVIKAEMESHQHFVYQIEQKRLTFDSFESFYNSLTRLVNKRSYLIQRGIHLLKHNNRRFDIRVMIQLSPTKHWEATGIIGRLGHPKKIVTNYHSGGTPMDIHKLLQSHVSTKRRNELVQEMNELSLRIARHMKKKYPYLKQIGVDIGLDHSLKPWIIEVNVKPDPYIFNQLKDKTMYRKVIRYYRHAVPKKTK comes from the coding sequence ATGGGAGTTGATAAATTGCAGCCGTTAAGAAGTAAGTGGTTAAAAACAAAATTAATCATTAATAATGAATTAATTAAACCGTTTATCCCCGACACACAGAAATATAACAAAACGAATCTGAAATCCATGATCAGCAAATATGGAATGGTCTATGTCAAACCCGAGAGAGGCACTTTCGGGATGGGTGTTATTAAGGCCGAGATGGAAAGTCATCAACATTTTGTCTATCAGATAGAGCAAAAACGTCTGACGTTTGACAGCTTTGAATCGTTTTATAACAGTCTGACTCGCTTGGTGAATAAAAGAAGTTATCTGATTCAGAGAGGAATCCATCTTCTTAAGCACAATAACAGACGTTTTGACATCCGAGTCATGATACAGCTAAGCCCGACCAAACATTGGGAAGCTACCGGAATCATCGGCCGACTGGGTCATCCAAAGAAAATCGTAACCAATTATCATAGTGGTGGTACACCGATGGATATTCACAAGCTGCTACAATCACATGTATCCACAAAACGCAGGAATGAACTGGTTCAGGAGATGAATGAGCTTAGCCTGCGCATAGCTCGTCATATGAAAAAAAAGTACCCGTATCTAAAGCAAATCGGCGTGGATATCGGCCTTGACCACAGTCTGAAACCCTGGATTATTGAAGTGAATGTCAAACCTGACCCATATATATTCAATCAATTAAAGGACAAGACGATGTATCGCAAGGTCATACGATATTACCGCCATGCTGTGCCCAAAAAAACAAAATAA
- a CDS encoding LytR/AlgR family response regulator transcription factor: protein MFNIAICDDEEQQRERVKTMLVSLSLKTNFDFQISLFTSGEQLLSHYREVGDTFNILILDVEMGGMNGIQTAKEIRNMKFLDVQIMFLTSYPEYMVESFDVITFQYLIKPIQPQVFDEKMIKLCQYFQALDKKYVLIKSDYDELLLKYDDILWIEVVKSLTIKNKLNFVTQENVHETKGILSNYASGLKDHGFLQIHRSIIINLMHVQKFSGTQVVMLNGTELPIGRSKVKEVKDAYTKYMIMRIQ from the coding sequence ATGTTCAATATTGCAATCTGTGATGATGAGGAGCAGCAACGAGAACGTGTGAAAACGATGCTGGTCTCCTTATCTCTAAAAACCAATTTTGATTTTCAAATTAGCCTATTCACATCTGGTGAACAACTGCTCTCACACTACAGAGAGGTTGGGGACACATTCAATATTCTCATCTTGGATGTGGAGATGGGCGGAATGAACGGGATTCAGACCGCTAAAGAGATCAGGAACATGAAGTTTCTGGATGTACAGATTATGTTTCTGACCAGTTATCCGGAATATATGGTGGAGAGCTTTGATGTCATCACCTTTCAATATCTGATCAAGCCAATCCAGCCGCAAGTTTTCGATGAAAAGATGATTAAGCTGTGTCAATATTTTCAGGCATTGGACAAAAAGTATGTATTAATCAAATCAGACTATGATGAACTGTTGCTGAAATATGATGATATTCTCTGGATTGAGGTCGTCAAAAGTTTAACAATCAAGAACAAGTTGAATTTTGTGACACAGGAAAATGTACATGAGACCAAAGGCATTTTATCCAACTACGCTAGCGGTTTGAAAGACCATGGTTTCTTGCAGATTCATCGCTCGATTATCATCAACCTGATGCATGTTCAGAAGTTTTCCGGTACCCAAGTCGTTATGTTGAATGGAACGGAACTGCCCATAGGCCGATCCAAGGTCAAAGAAGTCAAGGATGCGTATACCAAATACATGATCATGAGGATTCAATGA